One Amycolatopsis sp. NBC_00355 genomic window carries:
- the dmpG gene encoding 4-hydroxy-2-oxovalerate aldolase — protein sequence MSRPELKHDVRIVDTTLRDGSHAMAHRFTEQQVRDTVRALDRAGVEVIEVTHGDGLGGSSFTYGFSAVDELKLIAAAREEAKQAKIAVLLVPGIGTAEDLRRASDAGAEMVRVATHCTEADVSPQHFGLARELGMETAGFLMMAHRTPPEDLAKQARIMVDAGCQAAYVTDSAGALLMHEARARFEALVAEVGDEAWVGYHGHQNISLGVANSVLAYEAGVRYIDGSLCALGAGAGNSPTEVLAAVFDRLEVDTGLDVGGLLDAAEEIVRPYLQRWPKMDRNAIVQGWAGVYSSFLLHAERAAERYGVPAQAILRRCGELALVGGQEDMIIDVAVQLAAEGPG from the coding sequence ATGAGCCGTCCCGAGTTGAAGCACGACGTCCGGATCGTCGACACCACGCTGCGCGACGGCAGTCACGCCATGGCGCACCGCTTCACCGAGCAGCAGGTCCGCGACACGGTGCGCGCGCTGGACCGCGCCGGCGTCGAGGTGATCGAGGTGACCCACGGCGACGGCCTCGGCGGATCGTCGTTCACGTACGGGTTTTCCGCCGTCGACGAACTGAAACTGATCGCCGCGGCGCGCGAAGAGGCGAAGCAGGCGAAGATCGCGGTGCTGCTGGTGCCCGGCATCGGCACCGCCGAAGACTTGCGGCGCGCGTCCGACGCGGGCGCGGAGATGGTCCGCGTCGCGACGCACTGCACGGAGGCGGACGTCTCGCCGCAGCACTTCGGCCTGGCGCGGGAACTGGGCATGGAGACGGCCGGGTTCCTGATGATGGCGCACCGCACGCCGCCGGAGGACCTGGCGAAGCAGGCCCGGATCATGGTGGACGCGGGCTGCCAGGCGGCGTACGTCACCGACTCGGCCGGCGCGCTGCTGATGCACGAAGCCCGCGCCCGGTTCGAGGCGCTGGTCGCCGAGGTCGGCGACGAGGCCTGGGTCGGCTACCACGGCCACCAGAACATCTCCCTCGGCGTGGCGAACTCCGTGCTGGCCTACGAAGCCGGGGTCCGCTACATCGACGGGTCGTTGTGCGCCCTCGGTGCCGGCGCGGGCAACTCGCCGACCGAGGTGCTCGCGGCGGTGTTCGACCGCCTGGAGGTCGACACCGGCCTGGACGTCGGCGGGCTGCTGGACGCCGCCGAGGAGATCGTCCGCCCGTACCTGCAGCGCTGGCCGAAGATGGACCGCAACGCGATCGTCCAGGGCTGGGCCGGGGTGTACTCGAGCTTCCTGCTGCACGCCGAGCGCGCGGCGGAGCGGTACGGCGTGCCGGCGCAGGCGATCCTGCGGAGGTGTGGGGAACTCGCGTTGGTGGGCGGGCAGGAGGACATGATCATCGACGTCGCCGTGCAGCTGGCCGCCGAGGGACCCGGGTGA
- the pip gene encoding prolyl aminopeptidase — protein MTTELYPPIEPYDHGLLDVGDGHRVYWETCGNPDGKPAVMLHGGPGQGCAPGMRRVFDPARYRAVLLDQRGCGRSLPHAADPATSLEHNTTDHLVADLERLREHLGIERWLLTGGSWGTTLALVYAQRYPHRVSEIVLSAISTTRRSEIDWLYRGVGRFFPEAWQRFSGGSADVVADYVRLLDDPARRERATLAWREWEDTVLSLEPGATPRVHSGPPDAATRAFVRLTAHYYANAGWLEEGAVIRDAGLLADIPGVLVHGRLDLSCPVTTAWELAQAWPGAELLIDDGSGHRGSPVKRAWTLGALDRFAG, from the coding sequence TTGACGACCGAGCTGTACCCGCCGATCGAGCCGTACGACCACGGCCTGCTCGACGTCGGCGACGGGCACCGCGTGTACTGGGAGACCTGCGGCAACCCGGACGGCAAGCCGGCGGTCATGCTGCACGGCGGCCCCGGCCAGGGCTGCGCACCGGGGATGCGGCGGGTGTTCGACCCGGCCCGCTACCGCGCGGTGCTGCTCGACCAGCGCGGCTGCGGCCGCAGCCTCCCCCACGCCGCCGATCCCGCGACGTCGCTGGAACACAACACCACCGACCACCTCGTCGCCGACCTGGAACGGCTGCGCGAGCACCTCGGCATCGAGCGCTGGCTGCTGACGGGCGGCTCGTGGGGCACGACACTCGCGCTGGTCTACGCGCAGCGGTACCCGCACCGGGTGTCGGAGATCGTGCTCAGCGCGATCAGCACGACACGGCGGTCGGAGATCGACTGGCTCTACCGCGGGGTCGGCCGGTTCTTCCCGGAGGCGTGGCAACGGTTCAGCGGCGGATCCGCCGACGTCGTGGCCGACTACGTCCGGCTGCTGGACGACCCCGCCCGACGGGAACGCGCGACTCTCGCCTGGCGGGAGTGGGAGGACACCGTGCTGTCCCTGGAGCCGGGCGCGACGCCTCGCGTCCACAGTGGACCGCCGGACGCCGCGACGCGCGCGTTCGTGCGGCTGACGGCCCACTACTACGCGAACGCGGGCTGGCTCGAGGAAGGCGCGGTGATCCGCGATGCCGGGCTGTTGGCGGACATCCCGGGTGTGCTGGTCCACGGCCGCCTCGACCTGAGCTGCCCGGTCACGACGGCGTGGGAGCTGGCGCAGGCGTGGCCGGGAGCGGAACTGCTGATCGACGACGGGTCGGGGCACCGAGGCAGCCCGGTGAAGCGCGCCTGGACGCTCGGCGCCCTGGACCGGTTCGCCGGGTGA
- a CDS encoding FAD-dependent oxidoreductase: MNRDVVISGGGPVGLMLACELRMAGVDVLVAERLPEPDQTIKAGSINLPTAEALYRRGMLPALQALMQEDFARMQEFLKGRGAPAGKPVPPVGHFAGIMVSSAGVHFDDPAFRDVGPAAGVVVVRQQAIEALLAERAAELGVEVRRGVEVTGFEADDDGVTVHLGDDEIRTGWLIGCDGGRSLVRKRAGFDFPGTDPAVTGRQALVELTGADNLRTGWNHTDHGIYVHGPVPGRILTVEFDGPPEDRDAPITARELEDSLRRVSGVDVRVTKVHTATRFTDNARQASTYRRGRVLLAGDAAHVHSPFGGQGLNLGIGDAVNLGWKLAATIRGRAPEGLLDSYTTERHPIGEWVLEWTRAQIALMRTDARAKALRHVVTDLLHTGDGATYLAKKLSGVLHRYPIEGEHDLTGRAAPDFAFADGTRLGEHLQDGKGLLLDLAESADLRETASGWADRVGVLTAKSEPALTGVLIRPDGHIAWATEDGGTAGLEAALRRWFGEPA, encoded by the coding sequence ATGAACAGGGATGTGGTGATCTCCGGGGGCGGACCGGTGGGCCTGATGCTCGCCTGCGAACTGCGCATGGCGGGCGTCGACGTGCTCGTCGCCGAACGGCTGCCCGAACCGGACCAGACGATCAAGGCGGGGTCGATCAACCTGCCGACGGCCGAGGCGCTCTACCGCCGCGGCATGCTGCCGGCGCTGCAAGCGCTGATGCAGGAGGACTTCGCGCGGATGCAGGAGTTCCTGAAGGGCCGCGGCGCCCCGGCGGGGAAACCGGTGCCGCCGGTGGGGCACTTCGCCGGGATCATGGTGAGCTCGGCGGGCGTGCACTTCGACGATCCGGCGTTCCGTGACGTCGGCCCGGCGGCCGGGGTGGTCGTGGTCCGGCAGCAGGCGATCGAGGCCCTGCTCGCCGAACGCGCCGCCGAGCTGGGTGTCGAGGTGCGCCGCGGTGTCGAGGTGACCGGGTTCGAAGCGGACGACGACGGTGTGACCGTCCACCTGGGCGACGACGAGATCCGCACGGGCTGGCTGATCGGCTGCGACGGCGGCCGCAGCCTGGTGCGCAAGCGGGCCGGGTTCGACTTCCCCGGCACCGACCCCGCCGTCACCGGGCGGCAGGCGCTGGTCGAACTGACCGGCGCCGACAACCTGCGCACCGGCTGGAACCACACCGACCACGGCATCTACGTCCACGGGCCGGTGCCGGGCCGGATCCTGACCGTCGAGTTCGACGGCCCGCCCGAGGACCGCGACGCGCCGATCACCGCGCGGGAGCTGGAAGACAGCCTGCGGCGCGTGTCCGGAGTGGACGTTCGCGTCACGAAGGTGCACACCGCGACGCGCTTCACCGACAACGCGCGGCAGGCGAGCACCTACCGCCGCGGCCGGGTCCTGCTGGCGGGCGACGCGGCCCACGTGCACTCGCCGTTCGGCGGGCAGGGCCTCAACCTCGGCATCGGTGACGCGGTCAACCTCGGCTGGAAGCTGGCCGCGACGATCCGCGGCCGGGCGCCCGAAGGCCTGCTCGACAGCTACACCACCGAACGGCACCCGATCGGCGAGTGGGTGCTCGAGTGGACGCGGGCGCAGATCGCGCTGATGCGCACCGACGCGCGGGCGAAGGCGCTGCGCCACGTCGTCACCGACCTGCTCCACACCGGCGACGGCGCGACGTACCTGGCCAAGAAGCTCTCGGGCGTGCTGCACCGCTACCCGATCGAGGGCGAGCACGACCTCACCGGCCGCGCCGCCCCCGACTTCGCGTTCGCCGACGGCACCCGGCTCGGCGAGCACCTCCAGGACGGCAAGGGTCTGCTGCTGGACCTCGCGGAGTCCGCGGACCTGCGCGAGACGGCGAGCGGCTGGGCCGATCGGGTCGGCGTGCTGACCGCGAAGAGCGAGCCCGCCCTGACCGGCGTGCTGATCCGGCCGGACGGGCACATCGCCTGGGCCACCGAGGACGGCGGCACCGCGGGCCTGGAAGCCGCGCTGCGCCGGTGGTTCGGCGAACCCGCCTGA
- a CDS encoding TetR/AcrR family transcriptional regulator codes for MADHGLRERKKRATRQLIADIASGLFIQRGFEEVTVAEIAEAAGVSKMTVFNYFPRKEDLFLDRHADRLADLVSAVRSRPPGVSAVAALRRHQHELLAAGHPLSGAIKGASGFWWVLRSSPALMTRFHEQEREIAEALAEVLVEETGEALRARTVAALLTTAISTIFANAVSRLVAGDAEAEVQRDQVAVIDQAFDLVEHGVADYPG; via the coding sequence ATGGCGGATCACGGACTGCGCGAGCGCAAGAAGCGGGCGACCCGGCAGCTCATCGCGGACATCGCGAGCGGCCTGTTCATCCAGCGCGGCTTCGAAGAGGTGACGGTCGCGGAGATCGCCGAGGCCGCCGGCGTCTCGAAGATGACGGTCTTCAACTACTTCCCCCGCAAAGAGGACCTGTTCCTCGACCGCCACGCCGACCGCCTGGCCGACCTGGTCTCGGCGGTCCGCTCCCGCCCTCCCGGTGTTTCGGCTGTCGCCGCGTTGCGACGTCACCAGCACGAGCTGCTCGCCGCCGGCCACCCGCTGTCGGGCGCGATCAAGGGAGCGTCGGGCTTCTGGTGGGTCCTGCGCTCGAGCCCGGCGCTGATGACGCGGTTCCACGAGCAGGAACGCGAGATCGCCGAAGCGCTGGCGGAGGTCCTGGTGGAGGAGACCGGCGAAGCCCTGCGAGCCCGCACGGTGGCGGCATTGCTGACGACGGCGATCAGTACGATCTTCGCGAACGCGGTGAGCCGGCTGGTAGCGGGCGACGCGGAGGCCGAGGTCCAACGCGACCAGGTGGCGGTGATCGATCAGGCATTCGACCTGGTGGAACACGGAGTGGCCGACTACCCGGGCTGA
- a CDS encoding methyltransferase has product MGREDTTEILRLAGLATPMALRVAVTLGLPDRLADRSDTADRLAAELDVSPVALDLLLGHLTTLGVVERTPDGYRTTEYGANLRAGAGNNLATLLHLDTAGGRGELAFVELAHSITTGREAYSRRYGRDFWADLAEHPHLRESFDRQMTQRFREQLPHLVAGFDWSRFTTLADIGGGQGTLLAAILAAHPGLRGHLVDLPPTAADAERTFAAHDLTERADVTGGSFFDPLPPGADAYLLVDILHDWNDEQAGRILARCAEAAHPQSRILVVEAVGDLRADTAMDLVMLVSYGGRERRIDEFRTLAAAHGLILEEVTTPPGERCILEFRLAQPS; this is encoded by the coding sequence GTGGGACGCGAAGACACGACCGAAATCCTCCGTTTGGCCGGCCTGGCGACACCGATGGCGCTGCGCGTCGCCGTGACCCTGGGCCTGCCGGACCGGCTCGCCGACCGCAGCGACACCGCCGACCGGCTCGCGGCGGAACTCGACGTTTCCCCGGTCGCGCTCGACCTCCTGCTGGGTCACCTCACGACGCTCGGCGTCGTCGAACGGACCCCGGACGGCTACCGGACCACGGAGTACGGCGCGAACCTCCGCGCCGGCGCCGGGAACAACCTGGCCACCCTCCTGCACCTGGACACCGCGGGCGGCCGCGGCGAGCTGGCGTTCGTCGAGCTGGCCCACAGCATCACGACCGGCCGCGAGGCCTACTCGCGCCGCTACGGCCGGGACTTCTGGGCCGACCTCGCCGAGCACCCGCACCTCCGCGAGTCCTTCGACCGGCAGATGACCCAGCGGTTCCGCGAGCAACTCCCGCACCTGGTCGCGGGATTCGACTGGTCCCGCTTCACCACGCTGGCCGACATCGGCGGCGGCCAGGGCACCCTGCTCGCCGCGATCCTGGCCGCGCACCCGGGCCTGCGCGGCCACCTGGTCGACCTCCCACCCACAGCAGCCGACGCCGAGCGCACCTTCGCCGCGCACGACCTCACCGAGCGAGCGGACGTCACCGGAGGCAGTTTCTTCGACCCGCTCCCCCCGGGCGCGGACGCCTACCTCCTGGTCGACATCCTCCACGACTGGAACGACGAGCAGGCCGGCCGCATCCTGGCCCGCTGCGCCGAGGCCGCTCACCCGCAAAGCCGCATCCTGGTGGTGGAAGCGGTCGGCGACCTACGCGCCGACACGGCAATGGACCTGGTCATGCTGGTGTCCTACGGCGGCCGCGAGCGCCGGATCGACGAGTTCCGCACCCTGGCGGCCGCCCACGGCCTGATCCTGGAAGAGGTGACAACACCACCCGGCGAGCGCTGCATCCTCGAGTTCCGGCTCGCCCAGCCGAGCTAG
- a CDS encoding LysR family transcriptional regulator ArgP — translation MSDLPLDQVRTLLAVVDEQSFDAAAAVLHVTPSAVSQRVKALEQRTGRVLLLRTKPVRLTESGQVVVRFARSLAQLEQDALGELGLGEDGTRTLTIAVNADSLATWFLPALADVPEHLGICFDVQREDQDHTAALLREGLVMAAVTAAPQPVQGCTSRRLGRMRYRAMASPEFIERRLTGGPLPHLLPTAPVIMFDRKDDLQDRFLRGLTRRRNFTLVRHHIPASQSFVDAVAAGLGWGMVPEIQAAPRGDALVDLVPDRPLDVPLHWQQWKLDSPALAAVADAVAKGAKAALR, via the coding sequence ATGTCGGATCTACCGCTGGACCAGGTCAGGACGCTGCTCGCCGTCGTCGACGAGCAGAGTTTCGACGCCGCCGCGGCGGTGCTGCACGTGACGCCGTCCGCGGTGAGCCAGCGGGTGAAGGCCCTGGAGCAGCGCACCGGCCGCGTCCTGCTGCTGCGCACGAAACCGGTGCGGCTCACCGAGTCGGGCCAGGTCGTGGTCCGGTTCGCGCGGTCGCTGGCCCAGCTGGAACAGGACGCGCTCGGCGAACTGGGTCTCGGCGAAGACGGCACGCGGACATTGACGATCGCGGTGAACGCCGACTCCCTGGCCACGTGGTTCCTGCCCGCCCTCGCCGACGTGCCGGAACACCTCGGAATCTGCTTCGACGTCCAACGCGAGGACCAGGACCACACGGCGGCGCTGCTGCGCGAAGGCCTGGTGATGGCCGCGGTCACGGCGGCGCCGCAGCCGGTGCAGGGCTGCACGTCCCGCCGGCTGGGCCGGATGCGTTACCGCGCGATGGCGTCGCCCGAGTTCATCGAGCGGCGCCTGACCGGCGGCCCGCTCCCCCACCTCCTGCCGACGGCGCCGGTGATCATGTTCGACCGCAAGGACGACCTCCAAGACCGGTTCCTCCGGGGGCTGACCCGCCGCCGGAACTTCACGCTGGTGCGCCACCACATCCCGGCATCACAGTCCTTTGTGGACGCGGTGGCGGCCGGTCTCGGCTGGGGCATGGTCCCGGAGATCCAGGCGGCCCCACGCGGCGACGCGCTGGTGGACCTGGTCCCGGACCGCCCGCTCGACGTCCCGCTGCACTGGCAGCAGTGGAAGCTCGATTCCCCCGCGCTGGCCGCCGTGGCGGACGCCGTCGCGAAGGGCGCGAAGGCCGCGTTGCGCTGA